The proteins below come from a single Chitinophaga pinensis DSM 2588 genomic window:
- a CDS encoding trans-sulfuration enzyme family protein, translated as MSTITQLIHSIPVDPQTGAIAVPIYQTSTFVQEAPGVNKGYDYARTNNPTRETLEKIVAQLEDGATGIAFSSGLAAIDAILKLLQYGDEIVAVDDIYGGAFRLFNKVYQKFGIKVTYVDTSDVQAVFNAITPKTKLIWLETPTNPTLKISDIAAIAKIAAANKCLFCVDNTFASPVLQQPLNLGADIVIHSATKYLGGHSDLIAGVVVTRTPELGAEIKFYQNACGAILSPFDSFLLIRGIETLHLRVRQHCSNAQVIAEYLAAHPLVDKVFYPGLKTHPGHEIAKRQSKGFGGIVSFTLKDDTQAAALAFVTSTQYFKLAESLGGIKSLLCHPAGMTHKSIPDETRRAAGVADSLIRLSVGLEEPADLLSDLDLAFHKIQQATGSVLSL; from the coding sequence ATGAGCACAATCACACAACTGATCCATTCCATTCCCGTAGATCCTCAGACCGGCGCTATCGCAGTACCTATTTACCAGACATCCACCTTTGTGCAGGAGGCACCCGGCGTCAACAAAGGTTATGATTATGCCCGTACGAACAATCCAACCCGTGAAACCCTTGAAAAGATTGTAGCTCAGCTGGAAGACGGCGCTACCGGGATTGCGTTTTCAAGCGGTCTGGCGGCTATTGACGCCATTCTGAAACTGTTGCAATACGGAGATGAAATTGTGGCCGTGGATGACATTTATGGAGGCGCATTCCGGTTATTCAATAAGGTGTATCAGAAGTTCGGCATTAAGGTGACTTATGTAGATACTTCTGATGTGCAGGCGGTATTCAATGCGATCACGCCAAAGACAAAACTGATATGGCTGGAAACCCCGACCAATCCGACTTTAAAGATATCTGACATCGCTGCTATCGCGAAGATTGCAGCTGCAAATAAATGCCTGTTCTGCGTGGACAATACCTTTGCTTCACCGGTATTACAACAGCCCTTGAATCTGGGTGCAGACATTGTTATTCATAGTGCAACCAAATACCTTGGCGGACACAGTGATCTGATTGCCGGTGTAGTTGTAACAAGGACACCTGAACTGGGCGCGGAGATTAAGTTTTATCAGAATGCCTGTGGCGCGATCCTTTCTCCTTTTGACAGTTTTCTGTTGATTCGTGGGATAGAGACACTGCATCTGCGTGTAAGACAGCATTGCAGTAATGCGCAGGTTATTGCAGAGTATCTGGCGGCGCATCCGCTGGTAGATAAGGTATTCTATCCGGGTCTGAAAACACATCCCGGACATGAAATTGCGAAGCGCCAATCCAAGGGCTTTGGCGGTATTGTTTCGTTTACCCTGAAAGATGATACCCAGGCAGCGGCACTGGCATTTGTGACCAGCACACAGTATTTCAAGCTGGCGGAGAGCCTTGGAGGTATTAAAAGTTTGTTATGTCATCCTGCGGGTATGACCCATAAATCTATCCCTGATGAGACCCGTAGAGCCGCCGGGGTAGCGGATAGTCTGATCCGTTTGTCCGTCGGACTGGAGGAGCCGGCCGATCTCCTTTCAGACCTTGATCTTGCCTTTCATAAAATTCAGCAGGCGACCGGGTCTGTTTTAAGTTTATAG
- a CDS encoding CPCC family cysteine-rich protein has product MTDDEILAAFKERRTTYDTYLQANEIQLCTCPGCGFPSLTDRGEFEICIICFWEDDGQDDHADSILSGLFEELQLSGPNQGLSLIENRINIGRILESNADMINGEIDLNTARVLETIAFYQLRRMDIEGRMTGEESAQDHIWLEWQEVRKDLQTALVVPKLPE; this is encoded by the coding sequence ATGACCGATGACGAAATATTAGCAGCATTCAAAGAGAGGAGGACGACTTACGATACTTATCTTCAGGCGAACGAGATTCAATTGTGTACCTGTCCCGGCTGTGGTTTTCCTTCACTGACTGACCGGGGAGAGTTCGAGATCTGCATTATCTGCTTTTGGGAAGATGATGGACAGGATGATCATGCTGACAGCATACTAAGCGGGTTATTTGAAGAACTTCAGCTATCCGGCCCTAATCAGGGACTATCACTTATAGAAAACAGGATTAATATCGGGCGAATACTGGAAAGTAATGCTGATATGATCAATGGCGAAATAGACTTAAACACTGCACGTGTGTTAGAGACCATTGCTTTTTATCAGCTGCGGAGAATGGATATTGAGGGACGGATGACGGGAGAAGAGTCCGCGCAGGATCATATCTGGCTGGAGTGGCAGGAGGTGAGAAAGGACTTACAGACGGCGCTTGTTGTGCCGAAGCTACCTGAATAA
- a CDS encoding HAD family hydrolase, whose amino-acid sequence MKKAFIFDMNGTMIDDMAYHLEGWFNILNDDLGAGMTREAVKREMYGKNQELLIRIFGKNRFTEAEMDALSMEKERKYQQAYLPHLRLIPGLDTFLEAAEKEGILMGIGTAAIPFNVDFALDNLQIRHYFKSIITANDVATSKPNPEVFLKAAEELGVDPANCIVFEDAPKGVEAAANAGMKAVVLTTMHTAEEFIGFDNILTFVPDYTTLSTSGLFR is encoded by the coding sequence ATGAAAAAGGCATTTATTTTCGACATGAACGGCACGATGATCGATGATATGGCATATCATTTAGAGGGCTGGTTTAATATTCTGAATGATGACCTGGGGGCAGGTATGACCCGGGAGGCGGTGAAGAGGGAGATGTATGGTAAGAATCAGGAGTTGCTGATCCGTATTTTCGGGAAGAACCGTTTTACGGAGGCAGAGATGGATGCATTATCCATGGAAAAGGAGCGGAAGTACCAGCAGGCGTATCTGCCGCACCTTCGTTTGATTCCGGGACTGGACACTTTCCTGGAAGCAGCTGAGAAAGAGGGTATCCTGATGGGTATCGGTACGGCGGCTATTCCGTTTAACGTGGATTTTGCGCTGGACAACCTACAGATCCGCCACTATTTTAAAAGTATCATTACTGCGAATGATGTTGCTACGAGTAAACCGAATCCTGAGGTTTTCCTAAAGGCGGCGGAGGAACTGGGCGTTGATCCTGCGAACTGTATTGTATTTGAGGATGCGCCAAAAGGAGTAGAGGCAGCTGCAAATGCGGGTATGAAAGCGGTGGTACTGACGACTATGCATACTGCTGAGGAGTTTATTGGCTTTGACAACATACTCACGTTTGTGCCTGATTACACGACACTTAGCACCAGTGGTTTGTTCAGATAA
- a CDS encoding NUDIX hydrolase → MTRYSRQTRMLVAVDCIIFGFDGQDLKLLLIKRGFEPEKGKWSLMGGFVQPDEDLEQAAARTLTKLTGLDGVYMEQLGSFGHPGRDPMERTLSVAYFALIDINQYKQQITDEYKAEWFPLKDAPKLIFDHADMVEEAQARLRYKAAIHPLLFELLPTRFTIPQLQILFEAVYDAGFDKRNFSRKVLSTGLLVKQKEKERATSKRGAFYYKLDKRKYSAKFHAFLNFVSDPGNLK, encoded by the coding sequence ATGACACGTTATTCCCGGCAAACCCGGATGCTGGTAGCTGTAGACTGTATTATTTTCGGTTTTGACGGACAGGATCTAAAGCTTTTGCTGATCAAACGCGGCTTTGAGCCGGAGAAAGGGAAATGGAGCCTGATGGGAGGTTTCGTTCAGCCTGATGAAGATCTGGAGCAGGCAGCGGCGCGTACGCTGACTAAGCTGACAGGACTGGACGGGGTTTACATGGAGCAGCTTGGCTCTTTCGGTCATCCCGGCAGGGACCCGATGGAAAGAACGCTTTCAGTAGCCTATTTCGCCCTGATCGACATCAATCAATACAAACAGCAGATCACTGATGAGTATAAGGCAGAGTGGTTCCCGCTCAAAGATGCCCCTAAACTGATCTTTGATCACGCCGATATGGTTGAAGAGGCTCAGGCCAGGTTACGTTACAAAGCGGCGATCCACCCGCTGTTGTTTGAGCTGTTACCGACCAGATTCACAATTCCGCAGTTACAGATACTGTTTGAAGCAGTATATGATGCCGGCTTTGACAAGCGTAATTTCAGCAGGAAGGTTTTATCTACCGGCTTGCTTGTCAAACAAAAAGAAAAAGAGAGGGCTACTTCCAAAAGGGGAGCATTCTATTATAAGCTGGATAAAAGAAAATACAGCGCCAAATTCCACGCCTTCCTCAATTTTGTTTCCGATCCGGGAAATTTGAAATAG
- a CDS encoding YdcF family protein, with protein sequence MRSAFNIGLCLLLSVTALTGYGQHKKKKTVKAKPKAKTAVVAKAVGPAYSSAQQLQMRKSFYLLYVLERNGAAHNVVVKDAAFNAIAKDRQERLAAAYASCGDGVCMGQAIAWTPEEVSAVADEFKRLTVTDNDMAQIVERLKIESRYPLYNNDADTTFIRKAWEDVAAGMNHIFRVYLQGVAPRYPKIDSISFRPNDAAFVQKVKTATQQVLAVGAGSTFFKQPLMGSLEALEINGRDEAIRYEPLYKGANAAPFAKSRRINWNAYKYTSIMVPGSGPGKPGKTMDTMGMYRCGLAADMYNKGVAPFIIVSGGHVHPYKTPFCEAVEMKKYMVSKLGIPDSAVIIEPHARHTTTNIRNAVRLAYLFNMPAAKPMLIVSDSFQSLAIEKMAIRFMNEIGYLPYEGLERKSPTENVIMPDLRAWQQDPEDPLDP encoded by the coding sequence ATGAGATCAGCATTCAACATTGGCTTATGCCTGTTATTGTCCGTAACGGCGTTAACAGGATATGGTCAGCACAAAAAGAAAAAGACTGTAAAAGCGAAACCGAAGGCCAAAACAGCAGTCGTTGCGAAGGCCGTAGGACCTGCTTATTCCTCCGCACAGCAATTACAGATGCGCAAATCGTTCTACCTGTTATATGTGCTTGAAAGAAATGGCGCCGCGCATAATGTGGTGGTAAAAGATGCTGCGTTCAACGCAATTGCAAAGGACAGACAGGAACGCCTGGCTGCCGCTTATGCTTCCTGCGGAGATGGCGTGTGTATGGGACAGGCAATTGCCTGGACACCGGAAGAGGTCAGCGCAGTGGCGGATGAATTTAAGCGGCTGACGGTGACAGACAATGATATGGCGCAGATAGTCGAGCGGCTGAAGATAGAATCCCGTTATCCGCTGTACAATAACGATGCGGATACTACTTTTATCAGAAAAGCGTGGGAAGATGTTGCTGCGGGTATGAACCATATTTTCAGGGTGTATCTGCAAGGCGTTGCGCCGCGTTATCCTAAGATAGATTCCATTTCCTTCCGTCCGAATGATGCCGCTTTTGTACAGAAAGTAAAAACGGCGACACAGCAGGTACTGGCTGTCGGCGCGGGTAGTACTTTTTTCAAACAGCCGCTGATGGGATCTCTGGAAGCGCTGGAAATCAATGGCAGAGACGAGGCTATCCGTTATGAGCCTTTATATAAAGGCGCGAATGCGGCTCCTTTTGCCAAATCAAGAAGGATCAACTGGAATGCTTATAAGTATACGTCTATCATGGTGCCGGGTAGCGGTCCGGGTAAGCCGGGTAAGACCATGGATACGATGGGTATGTACCGTTGCGGATTGGCAGCTGATATGTACAATAAAGGTGTAGCGCCTTTCATTATTGTTTCCGGCGGACATGTGCATCCTTATAAGACGCCCTTCTGCGAAGCAGTAGAGATGAAAAAGTATATGGTGAGCAAGTTGGGTATTCCTGACAGTGCGGTGATCATTGAGCCACATGCGAGACATACGACGACCAACATCCGCAATGCTGTAAGACTAGCCTATCTTTTCAATATGCCGGCAGCAAAGCCGATGCTGATCGTGTCTGATTCGTTTCAGTCACTGGCAATTGAAAAGATGGCCATCCGTTTTATGAATGAAATAGGCTATCTGCCATACGAAGGACTGGAGAGGAAGAGCCCTACGGAAAATGTGATCATGCCTGACCTGCGGGCATGGCAGCAGGATCCTGAAGATCCGCTCGATCCCTAA
- the araA gene encoding L-arabinose isomerase: protein MIQLKQFEAWFITGSQHLYGEETLKQVAAHAEKIAQSLSNEANIPVRIVFKPVVKTPDEIYRICQEANTAPDCIGVIAWMHTFSPAKMWIGGLKVLQRPLLHLHTQFNRDIPWGDIDMDFMNLNQSAHGDREFGFMMSRMRMDRKVVAGHWQDPDVVAEIGVWLRAAAGWFDWQGARFARIGDNMRQVAVTEGDKVEAELQFGYSVNGYGIGDVVKYINGISDAAIGKLVQEYQDTYTLSAALQKNGAQHASLLEAARIELGLRAFLEEGRFKGFTDTFEDLHGMEQLPGIAVQRLMADGYGFGGEGDWKTAALVRAMKVMGSGLPGGNSFMEDYTYHFDPDNRLVLGAHMLEICSSIASGKASCEIHPLGIGGKADPVRLVFNVASGPAINASVIDMGNRFRLLVNEVEAVAPLHELPKLPVARVLWKPYPDMRTGCAAWIQAGGAHHTCYSQNLGAAHMQDFADMAGIEYVKIGQQTDLYQFRNELRWNDAFYLMKGFK, encoded by the coding sequence ATGATACAGTTGAAGCAATTTGAAGCCTGGTTTATCACAGGCAGCCAGCATCTTTACGGAGAAGAAACTTTAAAGCAGGTAGCGGCGCATGCTGAAAAGATCGCGCAGTCCCTGAGCAATGAAGCCAATATACCGGTACGCATCGTCTTTAAACCAGTCGTAAAGACGCCTGACGAAATTTATCGTATCTGTCAGGAAGCGAATACAGCGCCTGATTGTATCGGCGTCATCGCATGGATGCATACTTTTTCTCCAGCCAAAATGTGGATCGGCGGACTGAAAGTATTACAACGTCCATTGCTGCACCTGCATACCCAATTTAACCGCGACATCCCATGGGGTGATATAGATATGGACTTCATGAACCTGAACCAGTCCGCACATGGTGACCGTGAGTTTGGTTTTATGATGTCAAGAATGCGTATGGATCGTAAAGTAGTGGCAGGCCACTGGCAGGATCCGGACGTCGTTGCAGAAATCGGCGTATGGCTGCGCGCAGCTGCCGGTTGGTTTGACTGGCAGGGTGCACGTTTTGCCCGTATAGGCGATAATATGAGACAGGTAGCTGTTACCGAAGGGGATAAAGTAGAAGCAGAACTGCAGTTCGGTTATTCCGTTAATGGTTACGGTATCGGTGATGTCGTGAAATACATTAATGGCATCAGCGACGCGGCTATCGGTAAACTGGTGCAGGAATACCAGGATACCTATACGTTGTCAGCCGCTTTACAGAAGAACGGCGCACAACATGCCTCCCTGCTGGAAGCCGCACGTATCGAGTTAGGTCTGCGTGCATTCCTGGAAGAAGGCAGATTCAAAGGCTTTACTGATACCTTCGAAGACCTGCATGGTATGGAACAATTGCCGGGTATTGCTGTGCAACGTCTGATGGCAGATGGTTATGGTTTCGGCGGAGAGGGCGACTGGAAGACCGCTGCATTAGTGAGAGCCATGAAGGTAATGGGAAGTGGTTTGCCGGGTGGTAACTCCTTCATGGAAGACTATACATATCATTTTGATCCGGATAACAGACTGGTGCTGGGTGCGCATATGTTAGAGATCTGTTCTTCTATAGCGAGCGGTAAGGCGTCCTGTGAGATACATCCATTGGGTATTGGTGGTAAAGCGGATCCGGTAAGATTGGTGTTTAATGTAGCCAGCGGACCGGCGATTAATGCGTCAGTGATTGATATGGGTAACCGGTTTAGATTGCTGGTGAATGAAGTGGAGGCTGTTGCACCATTGCATGAGCTGCCGAAATTGCCCGTGGCGAGGGTGTTGTGGAAGCCGTATCCGGATATGCGTACGGGGTGTGCCGCGTGGATCCAGGCGGGTGGTGCGCATCATACTTGTTACAGCCAGAATCTCGGGGCTGCGCATATGCAGGATTTTGCTGACATGGCGGGTATTGAGTATGTGAAGATCGGTCAGCAAACGGATTTGTATCAGTTCCGGAATGAGTTGCGGTGGAATGATGCGTTTTATCTGATGAAAGGATTTAAGTAA
- a CDS encoding ribulokinase, with the protein MENSFVIGVDFGTDSVRSLVVNTQTGQEAGSAVHYYPRWQKGLYCDPATQQYRQHPLDYLEGLEHSIREALQQCPPGTAALVKGIAVDTTGSTPGPVDETGTPLALVPGFEENPNAMFVLWKDHTANKEAALINDIAHSNGMDYTQYSGGIYSSEWYWAKILHVITTDDAVREKAASWVEHCDWIPAVLTGNKSLSTLLRSRCAAGHKAMWHASWGGLPPRTFLEKLNPALTKYDQTYTDTVEATVPAGTISAAWAEKLGLPTDVIIGTGAFDAHMGAVGGGIQSYSLCKVIGTSTCDILVAPMEEAGHLFVKGICGQVDGSVIPGMLGLEAGQSAYGDVFAWLRKLIMGPMYALLPDEQDKLAAVEGRLLGYLSAQAQQLPLKENDPLALDWFNGRRTPDANHTLKSTITGLHLGIDAVQVFKALVEATAFGAQSIAARFEKEGIAIKEVIALGGVAKKSGYAMQVLADVMNRPIRIVNSENACALGAAMFAAVAAGVYPDIDQAQQAMTSGFETTWQPRQENVAYYAARYRKFQELGAITEKLYV; encoded by the coding sequence ATGGAAAATTCATTTGTAATAGGTGTCGACTTCGGTACCGATTCAGTGCGCTCTCTCGTAGTAAATACTCAGACAGGACAGGAAGCCGGCAGTGCAGTGCATTACTACCCTCGCTGGCAGAAAGGATTATACTGTGACCCGGCTACGCAACAATACAGGCAGCACCCGCTGGATTACCTGGAAGGGCTGGAGCATAGTATCCGTGAAGCATTGCAGCAATGTCCTCCGGGTACGGCGGCCCTGGTGAAAGGGATCGCCGTAGACACGACCGGTTCTACGCCGGGTCCGGTAGATGAAACCGGTACGCCGCTGGCTTTGGTACCCGGATTTGAAGAGAATCCAAATGCCATGTTCGTCCTCTGGAAAGATCATACTGCCAATAAGGAAGCAGCCCTGATTAATGACATCGCGCATAGCAATGGGATGGATTATACCCAGTACAGTGGCGGTATTTACAGCAGCGAGTGGTATTGGGCCAAGATATTGCACGTTATTACAACTGATGATGCCGTACGTGAAAAGGCAGCTTCCTGGGTAGAGCATTGCGACTGGATCCCGGCTGTACTCACCGGCAATAAAAGCCTCAGCACCCTGTTACGCAGTCGTTGCGCAGCGGGTCATAAAGCGATGTGGCACGCCTCCTGGGGGGGCTTACCTCCGCGTACGTTTCTTGAAAAACTGAATCCCGCACTCACAAAATACGACCAGACATATACCGATACCGTTGAAGCGACCGTACCTGCCGGCACTATCAGTGCGGCATGGGCGGAGAAATTGGGTCTGCCAACAGATGTAATCATCGGCACCGGTGCATTTGACGCACACATGGGCGCCGTAGGCGGTGGTATCCAGTCTTACTCCCTCTGTAAAGTCATCGGTACCAGCACCTGCGATATCCTGGTAGCGCCTATGGAGGAAGCTGGGCATCTGTTTGTAAAAGGTATCTGCGGACAGGTAGATGGTTCGGTAATACCGGGTATGCTCGGATTGGAAGCGGGTCAATCCGCTTACGGCGATGTATTTGCCTGGCTGCGTAAACTGATCATGGGACCGATGTATGCCCTCTTACCGGATGAGCAGGACAAACTGGCCGCAGTAGAGGGCCGGTTGTTAGGCTACCTCTCGGCACAGGCGCAGCAATTGCCATTGAAAGAGAATGATCCGCTGGCACTGGACTGGTTTAATGGTCGTCGTACGCCAGACGCTAATCACACGCTGAAAAGCACCATTACAGGTTTACACCTTGGTATAGACGCTGTACAGGTGTTCAAAGCACTGGTAGAAGCCACCGCTTTCGGGGCGCAAAGCATCGCAGCGCGTTTCGAGAAAGAAGGTATCGCGATCAAAGAAGTGATCGCCCTGGGTGGCGTAGCCAAGAAATCAGGTTATGCCATGCAGGTACTGGCAGATGTCATGAACCGTCCTATCCGCATTGTCAATAGTGAGAATGCATGTGCACTGGGCGCGGCTATGTTTGCAGCAGTAGCAGCAGGTGTATATCCTGATATTGATCAGGCACAGCAGGCAATGACTTCCGGATTTGAAACGACCTGGCAGCCCCGCCAGGAGAATGTGGCTTATTACGCCGCCCGTTACCGCAAATTCCAGGAACTGGGCGCTATCACCGAAAAACTATACGTATGA
- a CDS encoding L-ribulose-5-phosphate 4-epimerase — protein sequence MSKQYQGIKEQAYEANMQLPALGLVLFTFGNVSVVDRAAGVFAIKPSGVPYVQLSPDQMVIVDFDGNTVEGNSRPSSDTQTHAVLYKHWDDIGGIVHTHSTYATAWAQAQRDIPVYGTTHADHLTADVPCAAPMSDDMIKGNYEYQTGFQIMQCLQERGLSHKDVEMLLVGNHAPFTWGKTADKAVYNAAVLEEVARMAFLTESIRPECPKLKEALIKKHFERKHGPDAYYGQ from the coding sequence ATGAGCAAACAATATCAGGGCATAAAAGAGCAGGCTTACGAAGCCAATATGCAATTGCCTGCACTGGGACTGGTACTCTTTACATTCGGAAATGTAAGCGTAGTTGACCGTGCTGCCGGCGTATTTGCCATAAAACCCAGCGGCGTGCCTTATGTGCAGCTGTCGCCGGATCAGATGGTGATCGTTGACTTTGACGGTAACACCGTTGAAGGTAACAGCCGCCCCTCCTCGGATACCCAAACTCATGCGGTATTATACAAGCACTGGGATGATATCGGCGGTATCGTACATACGCATTCCACGTATGCAACTGCCTGGGCACAGGCACAGCGCGATATCCCTGTTTATGGTACTACGCACGCTGATCACCTTACCGCAGACGTACCCTGTGCAGCGCCTATGAGTGATGACATGATCAAGGGGAATTATGAATACCAAACCGGTTTTCAGATCATGCAATGCCTGCAGGAAAGAGGTCTTTCCCACAAGGATGTAGAGATGTTACTTGTCGGTAATCACGCTCCTTTTACCTGGGGTAAAACAGCTGATAAAGCGGTCTATAATGCCGCTGTGCTGGAAGAAGTAGCACGTATGGCATTTCTTACGGAGAGTATCCGTCCGGAATGTCCGAAGCTGAAAGAGGCGCTGATTAAAAAACATTTTGAACGCAAACACGGGCCCGATGCTTATTATGGACAATAG
- a CDS encoding dicarboxylate/amino acid:cation symporter, with amino-acid sequence MRNILKNYSSLLTLLGGIIAGSILGLIFGQRVEVIKPIGDIFLNLLFTAVIPLVFFAISSAIANIDPGQKLGKVISVMTFVFLGTVLVSAFLTIVAVWIFPLKAVAPGTFVPDENTHPAGFGEQIVKLLTTGEFFELLSRKNMLPFIIFSALTGFAALKAGEAGKAFRNFLHSGNEVMKSFLDIIMVLGPVGLGAYFAYQVGTLGPQLFGTYASSMAVYYGFGLFYFIVLFSVYAFLAGGFAGVKIYWKNNLIPTFTALGSCSSIATIPANLTAAQRMGIPEHIGNVVVPLGGSLHKDGSSISSIIKIGVVFAMFGRPLTGVDTVLLALGVTVIVSIVEGGIPNGGYIGELLVMSVYGFPIEALPAVMVIGTLVDPLATILNATGDTVAAMMVTRVMKGRNWLRDRADLQDPAAMPAGQA; translated from the coding sequence ATGCGGAACATTCTCAAAAATTACAGCAGTCTGCTGACCCTACTCGGCGGTATCATCGCCGGCAGTATCCTCGGACTGATCTTCGGGCAACGGGTGGAAGTGATCAAACCAATCGGTGATATCTTCCTCAACCTGCTCTTTACAGCGGTCATTCCGCTGGTTTTCTTCGCTATTTCTTCTGCGATTGCCAATATAGACCCCGGACAAAAACTAGGCAAGGTCATCTCCGTCATGACCTTCGTTTTCCTTGGTACCGTGCTGGTATCGGCATTCCTCACCATCGTAGCCGTCTGGATCTTCCCACTGAAAGCAGTAGCGCCAGGGACCTTCGTACCCGACGAAAACACGCATCCTGCTGGTTTTGGTGAACAGATCGTAAAACTGCTCACAACCGGGGAATTCTTCGAACTACTGTCCCGGAAAAACATGCTGCCTTTTATTATTTTCTCCGCGCTGACAGGCTTTGCAGCCCTGAAAGCGGGTGAAGCTGGTAAGGCATTCCGCAATTTCCTGCACTCCGGCAACGAAGTCATGAAATCCTTCCTGGACATTATCATGGTACTCGGTCCTGTCGGTCTGGGGGCCTACTTCGCTTACCAGGTAGGTACGCTCGGTCCACAGCTCTTTGGCACCTATGCCAGCTCCATGGCGGTCTACTACGGATTCGGCCTCTTTTATTTCATCGTACTTTTCAGCGTATACGCTTTCCTGGCCGGCGGCTTCGCAGGCGTGAAGATCTACTGGAAAAACAACCTCATTCCTACTTTTACAGCCCTGGGATCCTGTAGCAGCATCGCCACCATCCCGGCCAATCTGACGGCCGCTCAACGCATGGGGATTCCGGAACACATTGGAAACGTGGTAGTGCCACTGGGCGGTTCCTTGCACAAGGACGGCTCCAGTATCTCTTCTATCATTAAAATCGGTGTGGTATTCGCGATGTTTGGCCGTCCGCTGACCGGTGTAGATACCGTACTGCTGGCATTAGGGGTCACTGTGATCGTAAGTATTGTGGAAGGGGGTATTCCAAACGGTGGTTATATCGGGGAACTGCTCGTGATGTCTGTTTATGGGTTTCCGATAGAAGCCCTGCCGGCAGTGATGGTCATCGGTACCCTGGTCGATCCCCTGGCTACCATTCTGAACGCCACCGGAGATACAGTAGCCGCCATGATGGTAACCAGGGTGATGAAGGGTCGGAACTGGCTTAGGGATCGAGCGGATCTTCAGGATCCTGCTGCCATGCCCGCAGGTCAGGCATGA
- a CDS encoding amidohydrolase family protein, translating to MLKPMFLGVCLSAVCFHINAQDNTAVIIKDVTLIDGSGGAARSHVSLLIKDDTIAAILPAGTNYPTKGAEEINGSGKTIMPLMVDAHSHLGLLKGTDISAQNFTPDNVTRQLNQYLSYGVGTVLSLGTDQPTGFFMRDASRAGMMSGASFYTAGFGFGAPRGTPPVAFGPSILRPVNADQALEEMRHLATLKPDFVKIWVDGSPKLLPEIYRAIIAEAHTHNIKVAAHVYYLEDAHQLVDAGVDVLAHSIRDQEVDDALIKAMKQKNVYYIPTLCIEDFGLSYGLISPGWFTDPFFMRSLEPGVWDMLNSDDYRKKQNEDKDKARKIQAFAIAKRNFQKMDSAGVKIAMGTDSGAQPVRAQGFSEHRELQLMAESGIPVLKVISYATHGGAALLGIDAETGTLQPGKKADFMVLDADPQLDIRATTNISSIWKNGKQIQ from the coding sequence ATGTTAAAACCGATGTTTCTAGGTGTTTGCCTTTCCGCTGTATGTTTCCATATTAATGCACAGGACAACACTGCCGTAATAATTAAAGATGTTACCTTGATTGACGGGAGCGGGGGAGCCGCCCGTTCCCATGTCAGTCTGCTGATAAAAGACGATACTATCGCGGCCATATTACCTGCCGGCACCAATTATCCCACAAAAGGCGCGGAAGAGATCAACGGCAGCGGTAAAACGATCATGCCGCTGATGGTAGATGCGCACAGTCATCTTGGTCTGCTGAAAGGCACCGACATCTCCGCTCAAAACTTTACGCCCGATAATGTAACCCGTCAGCTGAACCAATACCTGAGTTATGGTGTGGGTACTGTATTGAGTCTGGGTACGGATCAGCCTACCGGCTTTTTCATGCGTGACGCTTCCCGTGCAGGCATGATGAGCGGGGCTTCCTTTTATACAGCTGGTTTTGGATTCGGCGCTCCCCGGGGCACGCCGCCGGTGGCATTTGGACCCAGCATATTGCGTCCCGTAAATGCAGATCAGGCGCTGGAGGAAATGCGTCATCTGGCAACCCTGAAGCCTGATTTTGTAAAGATCTGGGTGGATGGCAGTCCGAAGCTCCTGCCTGAAATATACCGTGCCATCATTGCAGAGGCACATACCCACAATATCAAAGTAGCCGCTCACGTTTATTACCTGGAAGATGCACATCAGCTGGTAGATGCCGGTGTTGATGTATTAGCGCACAGTATCCGTGATCAGGAAGTCGACGATGCGCTGATCAAGGCGATGAAGCAGAAGAATGTCTATTATATCCCCACGCTTTGTATAGAAGATTTCGGCCTGTCCTATGGCCTCATTAGCCCCGGATGGTTTACAGATCCGTTTTTTATGCGCTCGCTGGAGCCAGGCGTATGGGATATGCTGAACAGCGACGACTATCGTAAAAAGCAAAATGAGGACAAGGACAAAGCCCGTAAGATACAGGCGTTTGCCATTGCTAAAAGGAACTTTCAGAAAATGGATAGCGCAGGCGTGAAAATCGCTATGGGGACAGATTCCGGTGCACAGCCGGTAAGGGCGCAGGGATTCTCTGAACACCGTGAGCTGCAGCTGATGGCTGAATCAGGTATTCCTGTTTTAAAGGTGATCAGTTATGCCACTCACGGGGGCGCCGCTTTATTGGGTATCGATGCAGAAACCGGTACCCTGCAACCAGGCAAAAAAGCAGACTTTATGGTACTTGATGCCGATCCACAACTTGATATCAGGGCCACCACAAATATCAGTTCCATCTGGAAAAACGGAAAACAGATACAATAA